A portion of the Juglans microcarpa x Juglans regia isolate MS1-56 chromosome 1D, Jm3101_v1.0, whole genome shotgun sequence genome contains these proteins:
- the LOC121253036 gene encoding acidic leucine-rich nuclear phosphoprotein 32-related protein-like — translation MRYRVSYLMDEIWERAVETALDGQTDHASARTLTLDGAVKCVQGRLPPPSLLERFLNLQHLSIANIGVSSLEQFPRLQNLQKLILSDNRIAGGLEFLVEAGLDSLRDLDLSNNRIQYIEDLAPLAQLKLVSLDLYECPVTRLKDYRSRVFVLIKSLKYLDKMDAEENERPESDDEEEDEEDDDDDPGSGEIDGEDRPFGMNNGHSEGTEGVVDVDEDDESDADEEETETARRVNKPDHQANGFRVERVEGEGGDEDEEGDDDDDNESVEEIDEEEGDDDDVVEVHEIEDSDDEEDGVEYEDDDEDEEDDEDEEEEVDNDEGDFAELESTGRLTSTEGEIDGHEQGEDDADEDDNGETGEEEQGVEEDVEFEDEEEGEEEEEDYGAGYVVQPVGQTEEGDAGGSVMEPGNEDDDAEEKEEVEDDDDDDDDDDIRVLPPSSSSQLKRKRNGIADKDDNGEDDEEEDDVVDCSKSTKKHR, via the exons ATGAGATATAGGGTTTCGTATTTGATGGACGAGATCTGGGAGCGGGCCGTGGAGACAGCGCTAGACGGCCAAACCGACCACGCCTCGGCTCGAACCCTGACTCTAGACGGCGCCGTTAAGTGTGTCCAAGGTCGGCTGCCCCCTCCGAGTCTCCTCGAGAGGTTCCTGAACCTCCAGCACCTCTCTATTGCTAACATCGGCGTCTCTTCCCTCGAGCAGTTCCCTCGCCTCCAAAACCTCCAGAAGCTCATCCTTTCCGATAATCGGATCGCCGGAGGTCTTGAATTCCTCGTCGAAGCTGGCCTCGACTCGCTCAGAGACCTCGACCTCTCCAACAACCGGATTCAGTACATCGAGGATCTCGCCCCACTCGCACAGCTGAAGCTGGTCTCGCTGGATCTCTATGAGTGCCCCGTTACGCGACTCAAGGATTATCGATCTAGGGTTTTTGTGTTGATAAAATCGTTGAAGTATTTAGATAAGATGGATGCGGAGGAGAATGAGCGGCCCGAGTCTGATGACGAGGAGGAAGACGAAGAGGACGATGACGATGACCCGGGGAGTGGCGAAATCGACGGTGAGGATCGTCCCTTTGGAATGAATAATGGGCATAGTGAGGGGACCGAAGGGGTTGTAGATGTGGACGAGGATGACGAGAGCGATGCCGATGAGGAGGAGACCGAGACTGCTAGGAGAGTTAACAAGCCGGATCATCAGGCTAATGGGTTTCGCGTTGAGCGTGTTGAGGGCGAGGGTGGTGATGAGGATGAAGAGGGCGATGATGACGATGACAATGAATCGGTGGAGGAAATCGATGAAGAGGagggtgatgatgatgatgtagtTGAGGTGCACGAGATTGAGGACAGTGATGACGAGGAAGATGGAGTTGAATATGAGGACGACGATGAGGACGAGGAGGATGacgaggatgaagaagaggaggtGGACAATGACGAGGGGGATTTTGCAGAGCTTGAGAGTACGGGGCGGTTGACGAGCACGGAAGGGGAGATTGATGGACACGAACAGGGCGAGGATGATGCCGACGAAGATGATAATGGTGAGACTGGGGAGGAAGAGCAGGGTGTTGAAGAAGACGTAGAGTTTGAAGACGAAGAAGAGGGTGAGGAGGAG GAAGAAGACTATGGCGCCGGCTATGTAGTTCAACCAGTGGGGCAGACTGAAGAAGGTGATGCTGGAGGTAGTGTCATGGAACCAGgaaatgaagatgatgatgctgaagagaaggaagaagttgaagacgacgacgacgacgacgacgacgacgataTTCGGGTGCTGCCTCCCTCCTCTTCTTCGCAACTTAAGAGGAAAAGGAATGGAATTGCAGACAAGGATGACAATGGCGAGgatgatgaagaggaagatgatgtTGTCGATTGCAGCAAGTCAACAAAGAAGCATCGTTAG